A single genomic interval of Nocardioides cavernaquae harbors:
- the tatC gene encoding twin-arginine translocase subunit TatC, which translates to MFGSGLIRLLSGAPAHPVGPDGRMALSDHFREFRARIVKIALIWLVGFAVSLVFHDQLLDLVFGPYEQAQKVLPEGTTEPIIQGAGAPLMVYLKLSALATSVLTAPLWLYQFWAFVLPGLHRREKKWTAIFVVIAGPLFLLGVLLGYLTLPKGLEVLIGFTPDNFTNLVDFNEYLSFFSRTLLVFGIAFEIPVFVVLLNLAGVVKGESLGKHRAWMVIGVFVFAALATPSTDPFTMTALAVPMVLLFLLSEGIARFNDRRRAARDPYAGLSPDEASAI; encoded by the coding sequence GTGTTCGGGTCCGGCCTGATCCGGCTCCTCTCTGGCGCGCCCGCGCACCCCGTCGGACCCGACGGACGGATGGCGCTCTCGGACCACTTCCGTGAGTTTCGTGCGCGCATCGTCAAGATCGCGCTGATCTGGCTCGTCGGGTTCGCCGTCTCGCTGGTCTTCCACGACCAGCTGCTCGACCTCGTCTTCGGTCCCTACGAGCAGGCGCAGAAGGTGCTGCCGGAAGGCACCACCGAGCCGATCATCCAGGGCGCAGGTGCGCCCCTGATGGTCTACCTCAAGCTCTCCGCGCTCGCCACGAGCGTGCTCACCGCACCGCTGTGGCTCTACCAGTTCTGGGCGTTCGTCCTCCCGGGCCTGCATCGCCGGGAGAAGAAGTGGACGGCGATCTTCGTCGTCATCGCGGGTCCGCTCTTCCTGCTCGGCGTCCTGCTCGGCTACCTGACGCTCCCGAAGGGCCTCGAGGTCCTGATCGGGTTCACCCCGGACAACTTCACCAACCTGGTCGACTTCAACGAGTACCTCTCGTTCTTCAGCCGGACACTGCTGGTCTTTGGCATCGCGTTCGAGATCCCGGTCTTCGTGGTCCTGCTCAACCTGGCCGGAGTGGTCAAGGGGGAGTCGCTCGGGAAGCACAGGGCGTGGATGGTCATCGGCGTCTTCGTCTTTGCGGCTCTTGCCACCCCGTCGACCGACCCGTTCACCATGACCGCGCTCGCGGTGCCGATGGTGCTGCTCTTCCTGCTTTCCGAGGGGATCGCGCGGTTCAACGACCGGCGCCGGGCAGCGCGCGATCCTTATGCCGGGCTCTCGCCCGACGAGGCGTCGGCCATCTGA